A region from the Mucilaginibacter sp. CSA2-8R genome encodes:
- a CDS encoding DNA-3-methyladenine glycosylase I: MITQTSTIRCHWCGGDDLYTRYHDEEWGKEVHDDKVLFEFLVLESAQAGLSWITILRRRENYRKAFANFNVHAVAAFTVDDVERLMQDAGIIRNRLKINATIANAQHFIKVQQEFGSFDRYLYSFMPGGKPIVNQAGTIPVSTDISDAISKNMKKRGFKFFGTTICYAYMQATGMVNDHVPDCAFK; this comes from the coding sequence ATGATTACTCAAACCTCAACCATACGCTGCCACTGGTGCGGCGGCGACGATTTGTATACCCGGTACCACGACGAAGAATGGGGAAAAGAGGTTCATGATGATAAAGTACTGTTTGAGTTTTTGGTGCTCGAGTCGGCGCAGGCCGGTTTGAGCTGGATAACTATTCTACGCCGCCGCGAAAATTACCGTAAGGCATTTGCCAACTTTAATGTACACGCCGTGGCCGCTTTTACCGTCGATGATGTGGAGCGCCTAATGCAGGATGCTGGCATCATCCGTAACCGGTTAAAAATTAATGCCACCATTGCCAATGCCCAGCACTTTATTAAAGTGCAGCAGGAGTTTGGCTCGTTCGACCGTTATTTATATAGCTTTATGCCTGGTGGCAAACCAATCGTTAATCAGGCCGGTACCATACCGGTGAGCACGGATATCTCAGATGCTATCAGCAAGAACATGAAAAAACGCGGTTTCAAGTTTTTTGGTACCACCATTTGCTATGCCTATATGCAGGCTACCGGCATGGTAAATGATCATGTGCCCGATTGCGCTTTTAAGTAA
- a CDS encoding carboxymuconolactone decarboxylase family protein gives MGQLIDDFNSYRTKMNDRIMESANTNIKRFFALDTTTYADGALDVKTKEMLGLVASMVLRCDDCIKYHLGKCHEAGVNHAEMNEIFMIANLVGGSIVIPHYRRAVEYWDELNAQ, from the coding sequence ATGGGACAACTGATAGATGATTTTAACTCCTACCGTACAAAAATGAACGACAGGATTATGGAATCGGCCAATACCAATATCAAACGCTTTTTTGCTTTAGATACCACCACTTATGCCGACGGTGCACTGGATGTAAAAACCAAAGAAATGTTAGGCTTGGTAGCCAGTATGGTATTGCGCTGCGACGACTGCATTAAATACCACTTAGGCAAATGCCACGAGGCCGGCGTAAACCACGCCGAAATGAATGAGATATTCATGATTGCCAACCTGGTAGGCGGCTCCATTGTTATACCCCATTATCGCCGTGCGGTAGAGTACTGGGATGAGCTGAATGCGCAGTAA